One Fundidesulfovibrio terrae genomic window carries:
- a CDS encoding sensor histidine kinase — translation MTIKKTLILHGAIIIGLLVLTGVFAVRDVGNLSASSRYMEIQERLNSSFLEMRLSEKNYFLFKDDLAIDDILVMVQAAGETLDSLNQDMVRAIGLQKYQDLRLALGQYRQQVERIATGKSRDEASENILREAGRRLMEVSNRLTEDERTKIGALITKTKQGMLASFLLILILAVFFTPLIYRRILASLNKVSQLAMDISEGRFRKIDGPVSSDELGAVIRAMNTMSEQLRLREDELVQSRKLNSLGILTAGVAHEITNPLNNISMIAQTYEAVYDILPREERIGFMRKVTAECERIQAIVINLLDFAKPKVASFLCGDVNDVVRRTLQLVRNMLDVSNIEVVLDLAEGLPCVRMDEHQICQVFVNIITNAIQAMSPGQTLAIRTKPAPGYEGVVIDFQDTGKGIPPEILSNIFDPFFSTKGVDGTGLGLSVSYGIIKNHLGTITAQSEVNKGTTFEIVLPAAKPMEDDDE, via the coding sequence ATGACGATTAAAAAGACGCTCATCCTGCACGGAGCCATCATCATCGGGCTCCTCGTCCTGACCGGGGTGTTCGCCGTCCGGGACGTGGGCAACCTGAGCGCCTCCAGCCGGTACATGGAGATACAGGAGCGGCTCAACTCGTCCTTCCTCGAGATGCGCCTTTCCGAGAAGAACTACTTCCTGTTCAAGGACGACCTCGCCATCGACGACATCCTGGTCATGGTCCAGGCCGCCGGCGAAACTCTGGACAGCCTCAACCAGGACATGGTCCGGGCCATCGGACTGCAGAAATACCAGGACCTGCGGCTCGCCCTGGGACAATACCGGCAACAGGTCGAACGCATCGCCACCGGCAAGAGCAGGGACGAGGCCTCGGAGAACATCCTCCGGGAGGCGGGCAGGCGGCTCATGGAGGTGTCCAACCGCCTCACCGAGGACGAGCGGACCAAGATCGGCGCTCTCATAACCAAGACCAAGCAGGGCATGCTCGCGTCCTTCCTCCTGATCCTGATCCTGGCCGTGTTCTTCACGCCGTTGATCTACCGCCGGATTCTCGCCTCCCTGAACAAGGTGAGCCAGCTGGCCATGGACATCTCCGAGGGCCGTTTCCGCAAGATCGACGGCCCTGTGTCCAGCGACGAACTGGGGGCCGTCATCAGGGCCATGAACACCATGTCGGAGCAACTGCGCCTGCGCGAGGACGAGCTCGTCCAATCCAGGAAGCTCAACTCCCTGGGCATCCTCACCGCCGGCGTGGCGCACGAGATCACCAACCCCCTCAACAACATCTCCATGATCGCCCAGACATACGAGGCCGTGTACGACATCCTCCCCCGGGAGGAGCGTATCGGCTTCATGCGCAAGGTCACGGCGGAATGCGAGCGGATCCAGGCCATCGTCATCAACCTCCTGGATTTCGCCAAGCCCAAGGTGGCCTCCTTCCTGTGCGGGGATGTGAACGATGTCGTCAGGCGGACGCTGCAGCTGGTCCGGAACATGCTCGACGTGTCGAACATCGAGGTCGTCCTGGACTTGGCCGAGGGCCTGCCGTGCGTGCGCATGGACGAACACCAGATCTGCCAGGTGTTCGTGAACATCATCACCAACGCCATCCAGGCAATGTCCCCCGGGCAGACCCTGGCCATCAGGACCAAGCCTGCCCCGGGGTATGAGGGCGTCGTCATCGATTTCCAGGATACGGGAAAGGGTATTCCTCCGGAAATACTGAGCAACATCTTCGATCCCTTCTTCTCCACCAAGGGGGTGGACGGGACCGGGCTCGGGCTTTCCGTCAGCTACGGGATCATCAAGAACCACCTTGGGACGATCACCGCGCAAAGCGAAGTGAACAAGGGAACCACCTTCGAAATTGTGCTTCCGGCCGCGAAACCGATGGAGGATGACGATGAGTAA
- a CDS encoding response regulator, producing MSKPTVMVIDDEKIVGDMSKYHLEAAGFEVETFIDPAKALERFKEKHFDVVVTDLKMKNIDGMEVLKVVKQASPRTQVIMITAFAHLNTAIEALRGQVFDFFPKPFKIKDFVASVSRALESVPPAA from the coding sequence ATGAGTAAGCCGACGGTCATGGTTATCGACGACGAGAAAATCGTGGGGGACATGTCCAAGTACCATCTCGAGGCCGCCGGTTTCGAGGTCGAGACGTTCATCGACCCCGCCAAGGCGCTGGAGCGTTTCAAGGAGAAGCACTTCGACGTGGTGGTCACCGACCTGAAGATGAAGAATATCGACGGCATGGAGGTGCTCAAGGTCGTGAAGCAGGCCTCCCCCAGGACCCAGGTGATCATGATCACGGCCTTCGCGCACCTGAATACCGCCATCGAGGCCCTTCGCGGGCAGGTTTTCGACTTCTTCCCGAAACCGTTCAAGATCAAGGATTTCGTCGCGTCGGTGAGCCGGGCGCTCGAAAGCGTTCCGCCCGCCGCCTGA
- a CDS encoding ABC transporter permease, translating to MAGKILNPGASDALCSVASAGGGVLVTLSGTWDMGATVPGAADAKRLLAASPKPGALRFDSSGLGAWDSRLLIFCRSLLALARASSVPADLSGLPEGARALLELAEKVPERTGAASSKAREPFLSRIGAWCLEAWHGIPDLLEFVGDVTLACVNLVRGRAVFQASGLTLLMRQVGVDALPIVSLISLLVGLILAFVASIQLLQFGAQIYVSTIVGISMIRVMGAIMTGIIMAGRTGAAFAAELGTMQVNEEIDALRTFGFSPAEFLVMPRMLALVLMMPLLCVYADLMGVLGGFVVGVAMLGINPELYLSQTFHSIPLANFWIGLTHSMVFGVLVALAGCYRGMRCGRSAMGVGQATTSAVVTGILSIVVATAVLTWLCNILGI from the coding sequence ATGGCTGGAAAAATCCTGAATCCGGGTGCTTCCGACGCCCTCTGCAGCGTGGCTTCGGCCGGGGGCGGCGTGCTCGTGACCCTGTCGGGCACGTGGGACATGGGGGCCACCGTCCCGGGTGCGGCGGACGCGAAGCGCCTGCTCGCGGCCTCCCCCAAGCCCGGAGCGTTGCGCTTCGACTCGTCCGGCCTTGGCGCCTGGGACAGCCGGCTGCTGATCTTCTGCCGGTCGCTTCTGGCCCTGGCCCGGGCAAGCTCCGTTCCCGCCGACCTGTCGGGCCTGCCCGAGGGGGCCCGCGCGCTCCTGGAGCTGGCGGAAAAGGTGCCCGAGCGCACGGGCGCGGCCTCCTCCAAGGCCCGCGAGCCGTTCCTGTCCCGGATCGGCGCCTGGTGCCTCGAAGCGTGGCACGGCATTCCCGACCTTCTCGAATTCGTCGGCGACGTCACCCTGGCCTGCGTGAACCTGGTGCGGGGCAGGGCGGTGTTCCAAGCCTCGGGGCTTACGCTCCTCATGCGCCAGGTCGGCGTGGACGCCCTGCCCATCGTCTCGCTCATCAGCCTTCTCGTGGGCCTGATCCTGGCCTTCGTGGCCTCCATCCAGCTGCTTCAGTTCGGGGCCCAGATATACGTCTCCACCATCGTGGGCATCTCCATGATCCGGGTCATGGGAGCCATCATGACCGGCATCATCATGGCCGGCCGCACCGGGGCCGCCTTCGCCGCCGAGCTCGGCACCATGCAGGTCAACGAGGAGATCGACGCCCTGCGCACCTTCGGCTTCTCCCCGGCTGAGTTCCTGGTGATGCCGCGCATGCTGGCGCTGGTGCTGATGATGCCTCTTCTGTGCGTCTACGCCGACCTCATGGGCGTGCTGGGCGGATTCGTCGTGGGCGTGGCCATGCTCGGCATCAACCCCGAGCTGTACCTGTCCCAGACCTTCCACTCCATCCCCTTGGCCAACTTCTGGATCGGGCTGACCCACAGCATGGTGTTCGGCGTGCTGGTGGCCCTGGCCGGGTGCTACCGGGGCATGCGCTGCGGACGCAGCGCCATGGGCGTGGGCCAGGCCACGACTTCCGCCGTGGTCACGGGCATCCTCAGCATCGTGGTGGCCACGGCCGTGCTCACCTGGCTGTGCAACATTCTGGGCATCTGA
- a CDS encoding ABC transporter ATP-binding protein: MTEQTTQTPRPGIVVKDLTMAYGDFVLMRGLNFTVNRGDVFIIMGGSGCGKSTLLRVLVGLKEPAQGKVLYGGDESLWDADEAARTRILRRTGLLFQSGALFSSMTLAENIALPLKQYTRLSDAEIRDMASFKLALVGLAGFENYYPSQISGGMCKRAGLARAMALDPDILFFDEPSAGLDPVSARLLDDLILELRDSLQATFVVVTHELASIFAIGSNSVFLDVGTRTMTASGNPTHLLETSQDPALRHFLTRGEE, encoded by the coding sequence ATGACGGAGCAGACCACGCAAACACCCCGGCCGGGCATCGTCGTGAAGGACCTGACCATGGCCTATGGGGACTTCGTGCTCATGCGCGGCCTCAACTTCACGGTGAACCGGGGGGACGTGTTCATCATCATGGGCGGCAGCGGCTGCGGCAAGAGCACCCTGCTACGCGTGCTGGTGGGCCTCAAGGAGCCTGCCCAGGGCAAGGTGCTCTACGGGGGGGACGAAAGCCTCTGGGACGCGGACGAGGCGGCCAGGACGCGCATCCTTCGCCGCACCGGGCTTCTTTTCCAGAGCGGCGCGCTCTTCAGCTCCATGACCCTGGCCGAGAACATCGCCCTGCCGCTCAAGCAGTACACCAGGCTCTCCGACGCCGAAATACGCGACATGGCCTCGTTCAAGCTGGCCCTGGTGGGGCTGGCCGGATTCGAGAACTACTATCCTTCCCAGATCAGCGGCGGCATGTGCAAGCGGGCCGGGCTGGCCAGGGCCATGGCCCTGGACCCGGACATCCTCTTCTTCGACGAGCCCTCGGCAGGGCTCGACCCGGTGAGTGCCCGCCTGCTGGACGACCTGATCCTGGAACTGCGCGACAGCCTTCAGGCCACCTTCGTGGTGGTCACCCACGAGTTGGCCAGCATCTTCGCCATCGGCAGCAATTCCGTGTTTCTCGACGTGGGCACCCGCACCATGACCGCCAGCGGTAACCCCACGCATCTTCTTGAAACATCTCAAGATCCAGCCCTGCGCCACTTCCTGACCAGGGGCGAGGAGTAG
- a CDS encoding MlaD family protein, translating into MSAKSNKTMIGLFVLGAALLAVAAMAAFGSGMFFTKKMTAIMFFDGSVSGLEVGSPVIFRGVPLGSVKDVRIEADPTGLKFAIPVVVEIVGGKVNLQKAGAAEGETLLEARKQSPKALVQALIDKGLRAQLVTQSFVTGQLAVSLDMRPDTPVRLHGDGDDLEIPTIPSEFEKLTQTLKSLPLEELVAHLLSAVNGVERLVNSPETAKIPAKIDTALTSGTQLVDDLRGRVDGLAKNLEQAVRSYNELAVNLDQRTDKLTASTRKTLDSLDGAVADGKSALTKFQKVVSPDAATVVELNRALAEIAQAAKAIRGLADYLERHPEALIQGKGGNRR; encoded by the coding sequence GTGAGCGCGAAATCGAACAAAACCATGATCGGCCTGTTCGTGCTGGGCGCGGCGCTTCTGGCTGTCGCGGCCATGGCCGCATTCGGCTCGGGCATGTTCTTCACCAAGAAGATGACGGCCATCATGTTCTTCGACGGGTCCGTGTCCGGGCTCGAAGTGGGGTCTCCGGTCATCTTCCGGGGGGTCCCGCTGGGCTCGGTCAAGGACGTGCGCATCGAGGCCGATCCCACCGGGCTCAAGTTCGCCATCCCCGTGGTTGTCGAGATCGTGGGCGGCAAGGTGAACCTGCAGAAGGCAGGAGCGGCGGAAGGGGAAACGCTTCTCGAGGCGCGCAAGCAGAGCCCGAAGGCACTCGTGCAGGCCCTGATCGACAAGGGCCTGCGCGCACAGCTCGTGACCCAGAGCTTCGTCACCGGCCAGCTGGCCGTGTCCCTGGACATGCGCCCGGACACGCCGGTCAGGCTGCACGGCGACGGCGACGACCTGGAAATACCCACCATCCCCTCTGAATTCGAGAAGCTGACCCAGACCTTGAAGTCGCTCCCCCTGGAGGAATTGGTGGCCCACCTGTTGAGCGCGGTCAACGGCGTGGAGCGCCTGGTCAACTCGCCCGAGACGGCCAAGATTCCCGCCAAGATCGACACCGCCCTGACCTCCGGGACGCAGCTGGTGGACGACCTGCGGGGCAGGGTGGACGGGCTGGCCAAGAACCTGGAACAGGCCGTGCGCAGCTACAACGAGCTGGCCGTGAACCTGGACCAGCGCACCGACAAGCTGACCGCCTCCACGCGCAAGACCCTGGACTCCCTGGACGGGGCCGTGGCCGACGGCAAGAGCGCCCTGACCAAGTTCCAGAAGGTGGTCAGCCCGGATGCCGCCACCGTGGTGGAACTGAACCGCGCCCTGGCCGAGATCGCCCAGGCCGCCAAGGCCATCAGGGGCCTGGCGGATTATCTTGAGCGCCACCCCGAAGCCCTCATCCAGGGCAAGGGCGGCAACAGGAGATAG
- a CDS encoding PqiC family protein produces the protein MHRKAQFSVTLLACLALMLPLLGACGKSAPTRFYSLAAEAPEPEQKPAGPCYSLGIGPVDTPAYLDRTQIVTRGEGNRMLLAEFDQWIEPVQANFSRALTDALSRMVCARPVMGYPWPGGVRPDYQVAVQVRTFDGSLGKDALLHADWSIADKDGRVLAWKSSVLREPCAGIDHAALVAAQGRLVDRFAKEVAAALSSIAR, from the coding sequence ATGCACCGCAAAGCACAGTTTTCCGTGACCCTCCTGGCCTGCCTGGCCCTCATGCTTCCCCTGCTGGGCGCGTGCGGCAAGAGCGCCCCGACCCGCTTCTACTCCCTGGCCGCCGAGGCCCCGGAGCCTGAGCAGAAACCGGCCGGTCCCTGCTACAGCCTGGGCATCGGGCCGGTGGACACCCCCGCCTACCTGGACCGCACCCAGATCGTGACCCGTGGCGAGGGCAACCGCATGCTCCTGGCCGAGTTCGACCAGTGGATCGAGCCGGTCCAGGCCAACTTCTCCCGCGCCCTCACCGACGCGCTCTCGCGCATGGTCTGCGCCCGGCCGGTCATGGGCTACCCCTGGCCGGGCGGCGTGCGGCCGGACTACCAGGTGGCCGTGCAGGTACGCACCTTCGACGGTTCCCTGGGCAAGGACGCGCTCCTGCACGCGGACTGGTCCATCGCCGACAAGGACGGTCGCGTGCTCGCCTGGAAGAGCTCCGTGCTGCGCGAGCCCTGCGCGGGCATCGACCACGCGGCCCTGGTGGCCGCCCAGGGCCGACTGGTTGACCGCTTCGCCAAGGAAGTGGCCGCTGCGCTCTCCTCGATTGCCCGGTAG
- a CDS encoding response regulator yields the protein MGTTLRQQSAARIQLPAASVLGTSEIRARRLAAICGLATAGVGGLGLAAGLTGWLFLSSLVPGYVPMALSTSLLLVLMGAGLACRSLPRPDGRWRAALLWLAAGSAMAVGLLVILGYFLRVSANPLDFLAHHIQALLAIPFTPMSPATASFFLLGGTGLFLLGPDGAPASVDDGRGHGAGLFGAACILAGLTCLLGYLYGSPLFYGSRAVPVAASTALGFLILGHGIVFAAGERRFPLRLLSGGTVQARLMRTFPPVLGACILLYPMLSVFILRSVDINTALLHSIWTVVFLSLSIAVVVHAGRTIGGSVDRAEELQRLAEARLQRAVAAAEAASVVKSEFLANMSHEIRTPLNGLLGMLQILETTHLDDEQRECVDMAIRSGNRLTRLLGDILDLSRIEAGRMNLYERTFTLEDILSSIAETFQPLSHEARLPLNISVDPDTPRVLVGDDVRIRQVLFNFVGNAMKFTTHGEVRVEVHPLTPPKPGMARLLFVVADTGMGIPDDKISLVCDPFTQLENDYTRTRQGAGLGLSIAKHLVDLMRGSLTIDSVEGHGTTVYCSLPLGLPREGAALAGEQAYRAAYEAWESGLRLLLVEDEAVNRMSMQRLLEKRGHEVATARDGQEALEAVAAGDFDLVLMDIQMPVMNGLEATRKIRTDRSIGNKARIPIVAMTAYAMAGDRERFLAAGMDDYVSKPVRISELAEVIRRVLAGR from the coding sequence ATGGGAACGACCCTGCGCCAGCAATCGGCTGCCCGAATCCAACTGCCTGCTGCGAGCGTCTTAGGAACGTCGGAGATCCGCGCGCGGCGCCTGGCCGCGATATGCGGCCTGGCCACGGCTGGGGTGGGGGGGCTGGGCCTCGCGGCCGGGCTTACGGGCTGGCTCTTCCTGAGCAGCCTCGTGCCGGGATACGTGCCCATGGCTTTGAGCACGTCCCTGCTTCTCGTGCTCATGGGGGCGGGCCTGGCCTGCCGCTCCCTTCCCCGACCGGACGGGCGCTGGCGCGCCGCCTTGCTGTGGCTGGCCGCCGGTTCGGCCATGGCGGTCGGACTGCTGGTCATCCTGGGGTATTTCCTACGCGTGTCCGCCAACCCCCTCGATTTCTTGGCGCATCACATCCAGGCGCTGCTGGCCATCCCCTTCACGCCCATGTCTCCGGCCACGGCGAGCTTCTTTCTCCTTGGCGGGACCGGACTTTTCCTGCTGGGACCGGACGGCGCGCCCGCATCCGTCGATGACGGGCGCGGCCACGGTGCGGGCCTGTTCGGGGCCGCCTGCATCCTGGCCGGTCTCACCTGCCTGCTTGGCTACCTGTACGGCTCTCCGCTGTTCTACGGCAGCCGCGCGGTGCCGGTGGCGGCCTCCACGGCCTTGGGTTTTCTGATCCTGGGCCACGGCATCGTCTTCGCCGCCGGGGAGCGTCGCTTCCCCCTGAGACTTTTGAGCGGCGGGACGGTACAGGCCAGGCTCATGCGCACGTTCCCCCCGGTGCTGGGGGCGTGCATCCTGCTCTACCCCATGCTGAGCGTCTTCATCCTGCGCTCCGTGGACATCAACACCGCGCTCCTGCACAGCATCTGGACCGTGGTGTTCCTGTCTTTGTCCATCGCCGTGGTGGTCCACGCCGGGCGCACCATCGGCGGCTCCGTGGACCGGGCCGAGGAACTGCAGCGCCTGGCCGAGGCCAGACTGCAGCGGGCCGTGGCCGCCGCCGAGGCCGCGAGCGTGGTCAAGAGCGAGTTTCTGGCCAACATGAGCCACGAGATACGCACGCCCCTGAACGGCCTGCTGGGCATGCTCCAGATACTGGAAACCACCCACCTGGACGACGAGCAGCGCGAATGCGTGGACATGGCCATCCGCTCAGGCAACAGGCTGACCCGGCTGCTCGGGGACATCCTGGACCTTTCGCGCATCGAGGCCGGGCGGATGAATCTGTACGAGCGGACCTTCACCCTGGAGGACATCCTGTCTTCCATCGCAGAGACCTTCCAGCCGCTCTCCCACGAGGCCCGTCTGCCCCTGAACATCAGCGTGGACCCAGACACCCCCCGCGTTCTGGTGGGCGACGACGTGCGCATCCGCCAGGTGCTGTTCAACTTCGTGGGCAACGCCATGAAGTTCACCACCCACGGCGAGGTCCGGGTGGAGGTGCACCCCCTGACGCCCCCGAAACCGGGCATGGCGCGGCTCCTCTTCGTGGTGGCTGATACGGGCATGGGCATTCCCGACGACAAGATCTCCCTGGTCTGCGATCCCTTCACTCAGTTGGAGAACGACTACACCCGCACCCGCCAGGGAGCCGGGCTGGGCCTTTCCATCGCCAAGCACCTGGTAGACCTCATGCGCGGTTCGCTGACCATCGACAGCGTGGAAGGCCACGGCACCACTGTCTACTGCTCGCTGCCCCTCGGGTTGCCCCGGGAGGGAGCCGCCCTCGCCGGGGAGCAGGCCTACAGGGCCGCATACGAAGCGTGGGAGTCCGGCCTGCGGCTGTTGCTGGTCGAGGACGAGGCGGTGAACCGCATGAGCATGCAGCGGTTGCTCGAGAAAAGGGGGCACGAGGTCGCAACCGCCCGCGATGGGCAGGAGGCCCTGGAAGCGGTCGCTGCCGGGGATTTCGACCTCGTTCTCATGGACATACAGATGCCGGTCATGAACGGCCTCGAGGCCACCCGAAAGATCCGGACGGACCGTTCCATCGGGAACAAGGCCCGGATTCCCATCGTGGCCATGACGGCCTACGCCATGGCCGGGGACAGGGAGCGGTTCCTGGCCGCCGGCATGGACGACTACGTCTCCAAGCCGGTGCGCATTTCGGAGCTGGCCGAAGTCATCAGGCGGGTGCTGGCCGGAAGGTGA
- a CDS encoding ADP-ribosylglycohydrolase family protein — translation MTSTKAIRARRLRNALWGLFAGDALAMPAHWYYNIGNIRRDFDGGVRGYEAPRHPHPESFMTGMTYEPDVDTARRLGRPFDILHGNARFYRTTYTTLGIDTPERETAHGHLTPRLAERYHYHHGLSAGRNTLGAGLARVLMRSVARCGRYDQRAFLEDFITYMTTPGANPDPYTEIYLRRWFENYSRGLAPHSCAWQQRALWSISGHGGVVRPLLLGMAAGSAYQGLGVAVGHMVLTHRSETVASALGVLTPLAHELLDGSDAPEALARHARSVRMPRITGAELFAAYRAHGGPDNINPDEMWRMHNELREEAFDLERFTREHPETESAAAVLATACYPEHGLPLMLHLAFSHGAALDAVLLANANAGGDNVHRGMILGLLLGASCGELPGWLLEGLTEREALEQEIGAFVELAASGKVC, via the coding sequence ATGACCAGCACGAAAGCCATACGCGCCAGGCGCCTGCGAAACGCCCTGTGGGGCCTGTTCGCCGGTGACGCCCTGGCCATGCCCGCGCACTGGTACTACAACATCGGCAACATCCGCCGGGACTTCGACGGCGGGGTGCGGGGCTACGAGGCCCCGCGCCATCCCCATCCCGAAAGCTTCATGACCGGCATGACCTACGAGCCGGACGTGGACACCGCCCGCCGTCTCGGCAGGCCGTTCGACATCCTCCACGGCAACGCCCGCTTCTACAGGACCACCTACACCACCCTGGGCATCGACACGCCCGAGCGAGAGACCGCGCACGGCCACCTCACCCCGCGCCTGGCGGAGCGCTACCACTACCACCACGGTCTGAGCGCCGGGCGGAACACCCTGGGGGCCGGACTTGCGCGGGTGCTCATGCGCTCGGTGGCGCGCTGCGGCAGGTATGACCAGCGGGCCTTCCTGGAGGACTTCATCACCTACATGACCACCCCGGGAGCCAACCCCGACCCGTACACGGAGATCTACCTGCGGCGCTGGTTCGAGAACTACAGCCGCGGGCTGGCGCCGCACTCCTGCGCCTGGCAGCAGCGCGCGCTGTGGTCCATAAGCGGCCACGGCGGGGTGGTCCGCCCCCTGCTTTTGGGCATGGCGGCCGGATCCGCGTACCAGGGGCTCGGGGTGGCCGTGGGGCACATGGTCCTGACCCACCGCTCCGAGACCGTGGCCTCGGCGCTCGGCGTGCTCACGCCGCTGGCCCACGAGCTTCTGGACGGCTCGGACGCGCCGGAAGCCCTGGCGCGCCACGCCCGGTCCGTCCGCATGCCGAGGATCACCGGGGCGGAACTTTTCGCGGCCTACCGCGCCCACGGCGGGCCCGACAACATCAACCCGGACGAGATGTGGCGGATGCACAACGAGCTGCGCGAGGAGGCGTTCGACCTGGAGCGCTTTACCCGCGAGCACCCGGAGACAGAATCCGCTGCGGCGGTGCTGGCCACGGCCTGCTATCCGGAGCACGGCCTGCCCCTGATGCTCCATCTGGCCTTCAGTCACGGGGCGGCCCTGGACGCGGTCCTTCTGGCCAACGCCAACGCCGGGGGCGACAACGTGCACCGGGGGATGATCCTGGGGCTTTTGCTCGGGGCATCTTGCGGTGAACTGCCCGGATGGCTGCTCGAGGGTCTCACGGAGCGCGAGGCCCTTGAGCAGGAGATCGGAGCGTTCGTGGAACTGGCCGCAAGCGGGAAGGTCTGCTGA
- a CDS encoding peptidylprolyl isomerase codes for MNRIFTVLIAAFLGLACVLPLCGPAEAQAANPQVKLTTSKGVIVLELDPAKAPATVDNFLKYVKDGYYDGLVFHRVISGFMIQGGGMDKNLAPKPGRAPIKNEADNGLKNDAYTIAMARTSDPDSATSQFFINVVNNANLNHTGKTMSGWGYAVFGKVVEGKEVVDAIKAVPTGRKGGMADVPLEPVEIIKAEIVTK; via the coding sequence ATGAACCGCATTTTCACCGTCCTGATCGCTGCCTTTCTGGGCCTGGCCTGCGTCCTGCCCCTGTGCGGACCGGCCGAGGCCCAGGCGGCCAACCCCCAGGTGAAGCTCACCACCAGCAAGGGCGTCATCGTGCTGGAACTCGACCCCGCCAAGGCCCCGGCCACGGTGGACAACTTTCTCAAGTACGTGAAGGACGGCTACTACGACGGCCTGGTCTTCCACCGGGTCATAAGCGGCTTCATGATCCAGGGAGGCGGCATGGACAAAAATCTGGCTCCCAAGCCCGGGCGCGCGCCCATCAAGAACGAGGCGGACAACGGCCTGAAGAACGATGCCTACACCATCGCCATGGCCCGCACCTCGGACCCGGACTCGGCCACCTCGCAGTTCTTCATCAACGTGGTGAACAACGCCAACCTGAACCATACCGGCAAGACCATGTCCGGCTGGGGCTACGCGGTGTTCGGCAAGGTGGTGGAGGGCAAGGAGGTGGTGGACGCCATCAAGGCCGTGCCCACCGGCCGCAAGGGCGGCATGGCGGACGTGCCCCTGGAGCCCGTGGAAATAATCAAGGCCGAGATCGTGACGAAGTAG
- a CDS encoding zinc-binding alcohol dehydrogenase family protein yields MITIAAKGGSDARDPGAFRVVEADVPAPSGRDILVKVQAISVNPVDAKVRKRTPAGQDIVLGWDACGIVEAAGPEAGFFRPGDRVYYAGALTRPGTYAQYHLVDERLAGAAPKKLPAAEAAAMPLTTVTAYEALFDRLGFVPEAGGNAGRTLLIVGGAGGVGSMAVQLAAWAGIDTVATASRPDTVEWCKSLGARRIVDHRQPLSKAVRDAGLQFVDAVFCTTHMEKHWTEMAEIVAPQGKVALIDDPSGPLDITAFKRKCASIHWEFMFARSLYATPDMDRQGQMLSRVAGLVDAGIIRSTLRETLAGLTPENVRDAHIRQESATMIGKQVIVL; encoded by the coding sequence ATGATCACCATCGCGGCGAAAGGCGGCAGCGACGCCCGAGACCCCGGCGCGTTCCGGGTCGTGGAGGCGGACGTCCCGGCTCCGTCCGGCAGGGACATCCTGGTGAAAGTCCAGGCAATTTCCGTGAACCCCGTGGATGCCAAAGTGCGCAAGCGCACCCCGGCCGGGCAGGACATCGTGCTCGGCTGGGATGCCTGCGGCATCGTGGAGGCCGCTGGCCCCGAGGCCGGTTTCTTCCGGCCAGGCGACCGCGTTTATTACGCGGGAGCGCTGACCCGGCCCGGCACCTACGCCCAATACCATCTGGTGGACGAGCGCCTCGCGGGCGCGGCCCCGAAGAAACTCCCGGCGGCCGAAGCGGCTGCCATGCCCCTGACCACGGTGACGGCCTACGAGGCGCTGTTCGACAGGCTGGGGTTCGTCCCCGAGGCCGGGGGCAACGCCGGGCGCACCCTGTTGATCGTGGGCGGCGCGGGCGGGGTGGGCTCCATGGCCGTACAGCTGGCCGCCTGGGCGGGCATCGACACTGTGGCCACGGCCTCGCGCCCGGACACCGTGGAGTGGTGCAAGAGCCTCGGCGCGCGCCGCATCGTGGACCACCGCCAGCCCCTGTCCAAGGCCGTGCGGGATGCGGGCCTTCAGTTCGTGGACGCCGTCTTCTGCACCACGCACATGGAGAAGCACTGGACGGAGATGGCGGAGATCGTCGCGCCGCAGGGGAAGGTGGCGCTCATCGACGACCCGTCGGGGCCGCTGGACATCACGGCCTTCAAACGCAAGTGCGCCAGCATCCACTGGGAGTTCATGTTCGCCCGCTCGCTCTACGCCACGCCGGACATGGACCGCCAGGGGCAGATGCTCTCCCGGGTGGCCGGACTGGTGGACGCGGGCATCATACGCAGCACCCTGCGGGAGACACTCGCCGGGCTCACCCCGGAGAACGTGCGCGACGCGCACATCCGCCAGGAGAGCGCCACCATGATCGGCAAGCAGGTGATCGTGCTCTAG
- a CDS encoding winged helix-turn-helix transcriptional regulator has protein sequence MKTRHQFTGCHEGCPVEATLSVIGGKWKGVILYHLMNCQPVRFAGLQRAVPRITRTMLTTQLRELERQGLVSRVVFPEVPPRVEYGLTPLGETLRPLIEDLRQWGATHLLDDSGRLRQPPAVPSEPNHPEES, from the coding sequence ATGAAGACCAGGCACCAGTTCACCGGCTGCCACGAGGGCTGCCCCGTGGAGGCCACGCTTTCCGTGATCGGGGGGAAATGGAAGGGGGTGATCCTCTATCACCTCATGAACTGCCAGCCGGTGCGCTTTGCCGGGCTGCAGCGCGCCGTGCCGCGCATCACCCGGACCATGCTGACCACGCAGCTTAGGGAACTCGAACGCCAGGGGCTTGTGTCGCGAGTGGTCTTCCCGGAAGTGCCGCCGCGCGTGGAATACGGGCTGACGCCGCTCGGGGAGACGCTGCGTCCCCTCATCGAGGATCTTCGCCAGTGGGGAGCCACCCACCTGCTTGACGATTCGGGGCGGCTCAGGCAGCCCCCGGCCGTCCCGTCCGAACCGAACCATCCGGAGGAATCATGA